Proteins from a genomic interval of Leptospira bandrabouensis:
- a CDS encoding peroxiredoxin, which yields MPQVTSHAPDFKATAVIGDSFKEIKLSDYKGKWVVLFFYPLDFTFVCPTEIIEYDAKLEDFKKIGAEVLGVSVDSEFSHLAWKKTARKEGGIGEIKYPLIADKTKEIAKSFGVLIESGPDAGVALRGTFIIDPAGIIRQATVNDLPVGRNIEEALRLIKAFQFVEKHGEVCPANWDEGKKTMKADPTGSKAYFASVN from the coding sequence ATGCCACAAGTGACATCACATGCCCCAGATTTTAAAGCAACCGCTGTCATCGGGGACAGTTTTAAAGAAATCAAATTGTCAGATTACAAAGGAAAATGGGTGGTACTGTTTTTCTATCCACTCGATTTTACATTTGTATGTCCGACAGAAATTATTGAATACGATGCAAAACTCGAAGATTTTAAAAAGATCGGAGCTGAAGTTTTGGGCGTTTCTGTTGATAGCGAATTTTCACACTTAGCTTGGAAAAAAACTGCCAGAAAAGAAGGTGGTATTGGAGAGATCAAATACCCACTCATCGCTGACAAAACAAAGGAAATTGCAAAGTCTTTTGGAGTTCTTATTGAGTCTGGTCCTGATGCAGGAGTTGCGTTACGCGGAACTTTTATCATCGATCCAGCGGGAATCATTCGCCAAGCAACCGTTAACGACCTTCCTGTAGGACGTAACATTGAAGAAGCTCTTCGCCTGATCAAAGCTTTCCAATTTGTGGAAAAACACGGTGAAGTTTGCCCTGCGAACTGGGACGAAGGAAAGAAAACGATGAAAGCTGATCCTACTGGATCCAAAGCTTACTTCGCTTCTGTAAATTAA
- a CDS encoding lipoprotein — protein sequence MNKTLTKIILTFAMTILIWNCKSKETKEDVPQSKDTENAAVLEFTKAKEGFISDTLFQVAVSSVLESENARMEEAKTIAEQKSLNLLKTYTIPNLTDKGRKELREISKEGKIVDKNVSVGGRYFFLYQIQKPNLKRLVTKDLE from the coding sequence ATGAACAAAACACTAACAAAGATTATACTTACTTTCGCTATGACAATTCTCATTTGGAATTGTAAATCCAAAGAAACCAAAGAAGATGTCCCGCAATCTAAAGATACAGAAAATGCAGCTGTTTTAGAATTTACGAAAGCCAAAGAAGGATTTATCTCTGATACATTATTCCAAGTTGCTGTCTCTAGTGTTTTGGAATCAGAAAATGCACGGATGGAAGAAGCAAAAACCATTGCAGAACAAAAATCTCTTAACTTATTAAAAACTTATACCATCCCCAATCTGACTGATAAGGGACGTAAAGAACTTCGGGAGATTTCCAAAGAAGGAAAGATTGTAGATAAAAACGTTTCTGTGGGGGGAAGGTATTTTTTCTTATACCAAATTCAAAAACCCAACTTAAAACGTCTTGTTACCAAAGATTTAGAATAA
- a CDS encoding O-methyltransferase, producing the protein MKPRPSIYIPELESYIDSSLVYKPNPVFAEMETYAKEKNIPIVSAATGAVLSHLVSLVRPKEILELGTGLGYSTLWMAVGSPETRFVTVDRHKEQADLMDVYAKKMGILEQIHVKRVTDSVLDYLAKESEEWVSSDLFFVDCDKITYPEIFSILWEKAKPGAYFLFDNMLWHGRVLAPDPKKPSDLAVMALWHEVKSQVSGYTLYPVGDGLLFFQKDKK; encoded by the coding sequence ATGAAACCAAGACCGAGCATTTATATTCCAGAACTCGAATCTTATATTGATTCTAGTTTGGTTTACAAACCAAACCCTGTCTTTGCAGAAATGGAAACCTATGCCAAAGAAAAAAACATCCCCATTGTTTCTGCTGCAACTGGAGCCGTTTTATCTCATTTGGTTTCTCTCGTTCGGCCCAAAGAAATTTTAGAATTGGGAACAGGTCTTGGTTATTCCACTCTGTGGATGGCAGTGGGTTCTCCCGAAACTAGGTTCGTGACAGTGGATCGTCATAAAGAACAAGCGGATTTAATGGATGTATATGCTAAAAAAATGGGAATTCTTGAGCAAATTCATGTTAAACGGGTGACTGACTCCGTATTGGATTATTTGGCGAAGGAATCTGAAGAATGGGTGAGTTCTGATTTATTTTTTGTAGATTGTGATAAAATTACCTATCCTGAAATCTTTTCGATTCTTTGGGAGAAGGCAAAACCAGGAGCTTATTTTTTATTTGATAATATGCTTTGGCATGGACGAGTCCTTGCACCAGATCCGAAAAAACCATCTGATTTAGCGGTAATGGCTCTTTGGCATGAGGTGAAATCCCAAGTTTCAGGTTATACTTTGTATCCTGTCGGTGATGGATTACTCTTTTTTCAAAAGGATAAAAAATAG
- a CDS encoding PaaI family thioesterase: MKSVAKKNLSFASSPDNADGLQLKITFDEDTKTAFGDYTCPEKYQGLPDQIHPGIISTILDEIMVKINEAMNFETTTGELTIRFLQPAKVNEPLHLRGWFVKKNKKIIENRAEIENEIGKIVARGKGKYIEAED; the protein is encoded by the coding sequence ATGAAATCCGTTGCGAAAAAAAATCTCAGCTTTGCTTCCTCACCGGACAATGCAGACGGGTTGCAGTTAAAAATCACATTCGACGAAGACACAAAAACTGCCTTCGGTGATTACACCTGCCCCGAAAAATACCAGGGTTTACCAGATCAAATCCACCCAGGGATTATTTCTACCATCTTGGATGAAATCATGGTTAAGATCAACGAAGCGATGAATTTCGAAACCACAACAGGTGAACTCACCATTCGTTTTTTGCAACCTGCAAAAGTGAATGAGCCATTACACTTACGTGGATGGTTTGTGAAAAAGAATAAAAAAATCATAGAAAACCGCGCTGAAATAGAAAATGAGATCGGCAAAATAGTGGCCCGCGGAAAAGGTAAATATATCGAAGCTGAAGACTGA
- a CDS encoding MBL fold metallo-hydrolase: MLTASFEYKGTKFEGLSEGGIRTSIICSSLDFMFDFGFINPDKIHIGKILLSHAHLDHSCGIPYYVSQRSLRKLPVPKIYLPKSLEPKMSQILKLYSEIEDFDYQCELIGLDFGDRVDLKPGYFFKPWESFHRVPSQGYTVYETKRKLKKEWTSLSSDEIRNKKDLGEDPTEEISVPLVSFSGDTKIEYVLENEDVRKSKILFMECTYYCDKRDVNRAREWGHTHFDEIVAHASAFENEAIVLIHPSKRYSYRELNDLLRKKVPPVLKDRVSLFLPPKS, from the coding sequence ATGTTAACTGCAAGTTTCGAATACAAAGGAACCAAGTTTGAGGGTTTGTCTGAAGGTGGAATTCGGACATCCATCATTTGTTCATCTCTTGACTTTATGTTTGATTTTGGATTTATCAATCCAGATAAAATTCATATAGGAAAGATATTATTATCCCATGCCCATTTGGATCACTCCTGCGGAATCCCATACTATGTATCACAGAGAAGCCTTCGTAAATTGCCGGTTCCCAAAATTTATCTTCCAAAATCTTTGGAACCAAAGATGTCCCAAATTCTAAAATTATATTCTGAAATTGAAGATTTTGATTATCAGTGCGAACTCATTGGATTGGATTTTGGAGACCGAGTGGATTTAAAACCGGGATATTTTTTTAAACCTTGGGAAAGTTTCCATAGAGTACCTTCGCAAGGTTATACGGTGTATGAAACCAAACGTAAACTTAAGAAAGAATGGACTAGTCTTAGTTCCGATGAGATTCGAAATAAAAAAGATTTAGGTGAAGATCCAACAGAAGAAATTTCCGTTCCATTGGTTTCCTTTTCTGGGGATACAAAAATAGAATACGTATTAGAAAATGAAGATGTTCGCAAAAGTAAAATTCTTTTTATGGAATGTACTTACTATTGTGATAAACGAGATGTAAACCGAGCTCGGGAATGGGGCCATACTCATTTTGACGAAATTGTGGCCCATGCATCTGCATTTGAAAACGAAGCTATAGTACTTATCCATCCTTCTAAACGATATAGTTACCGCGAGTTAAATGACCTTCTTCGTAAAAAAGTTCCTCCCGTTTTAAAAGATAGAGTTTCCCTGTTTTTGCCTCCTAAATCATGA
- a CDS encoding N-acetylmuramoyl-L-alanine amidase, with protein MTIVVFLSSLHLHKFLIILCFVFISSLEAVPVFRIVVDPGHGGIAKDPKGQHGDKYDSVTQTYLETYKQGTEHGNITERKVVLDLAKEVHKILKLTETEAGWKEFEGYLKLFSKKTDFQRVVLESKLTRESSFDDDPSSEDPNAAYRLYDFPDPKTGVRRKGRLSKINELKPHLVLSLHLNPASKGQTGGMGAVLTPGYKTFSKLKKISEKKSSANSFTNGPWSEWLIFQSGWSKLENAIADTWIYFHGYWSKKNGKDTDLSKFEGYRQNMVSWRYADDPNWEKQIGKPGPYATTHESFSETGKFWEREKGKKEEWRREGGKEGFGGDNHYVTKELMRFVQYGLPVQLKEKDSPYPELGPIQKPYISTYSLPTYTNALCAFIEIGYVNRSRDMKYLTVNKKETAISLAVGIYSLFVGLDVKKNASLPYLPKGKKVNWERYETYFDDVL; from the coding sequence ATGACCATCGTGGTCTTTTTATCTTCTCTACACTTACATAAATTTTTAATCATTCTTTGTTTTGTATTTATTTCCTCTTTGGAAGCAGTTCCCGTCTTTCGGATTGTGGTGGATCCTGGTCATGGAGGGATTGCCAAAGACCCCAAAGGACAACATGGAGACAAATACGATAGTGTCACCCAAACATACTTAGAAACATACAAACAAGGTACAGAACATGGGAACATTACCGAGAGAAAGGTAGTTCTTGATTTAGCAAAAGAAGTCCATAAAATTCTAAAACTCACAGAAACGGAAGCAGGTTGGAAAGAATTTGAAGGATATCTGAAATTGTTTTCTAAAAAGACGGATTTTCAAAGAGTGGTTTTGGAAAGTAAACTCACCCGTGAATCTTCCTTTGATGATGATCCGAGCTCTGAAGATCCGAATGCCGCTTACCGTTTGTATGACTTTCCTGATCCAAAAACAGGTGTGAGGCGAAAGGGAAGGCTTTCCAAAATCAATGAATTAAAACCCCATCTGGTTTTATCTTTACATTTGAATCCTGCAAGCAAAGGGCAAACAGGAGGAATGGGAGCAGTGCTCACTCCTGGTTATAAAACCTTTTCCAAATTAAAAAAAATCTCAGAGAAAAAAAGTTCAGCGAATAGTTTTACGAATGGTCCTTGGTCGGAATGGCTCATCTTCCAATCCGGTTGGTCCAAATTAGAAAATGCCATTGCAGATACGTGGATCTACTTTCATGGGTATTGGTCTAAAAAAAACGGAAAAGATACAGACCTTTCCAAATTTGAAGGATACCGCCAAAATATGGTTAGTTGGCGTTATGCTGACGATCCCAATTGGGAAAAACAAATTGGTAAACCAGGGCCTTATGCCACAACCCATGAATCCTTTTCAGAGACTGGTAAATTTTGGGAAAGGGAAAAAGGAAAAAAAGAGGAATGGAGAAGGGAGGGGGGGAAAGAAGGTTTTGGTGGTGATAACCACTATGTTACCAAGGAACTAATGCGTTTTGTCCAATATGGTTTACCCGTTCAATTGAAAGAAAAAGATTCTCCTTATCCAGAGCTTGGCCCCATCCAAAAACCTTATATTTCCACTTATAGTCTTCCCACTTATACCAATGCGCTGTGTGCCTTTATCGAAATTGGTTATGTAAATCGAAGCCGTGATATGAAGTATTTAACTGTAAACAAAAAAGAAACGGCTATTTCCCTTGCTGTTGGTATTTACTCGTTGTTTGTCGGTTTGGATGTTAAAAAAAACGCGAGTCTGCCTTATTTGCCAAAAGGTAAAAAGGTAAACTGGGAACGATACGAAACTTATTTTGATGATGTTTTATAA
- a CDS encoding M16 family metallopeptidase, translating into MMSKLRIFFLCFLLQFLPLFSEDQFFGTSESQFREKIKTIRLENGLTVVMMKRGTSPIVALYIKFLVGAVDETPEEAGTAHLLEHMLFKGTKTVGTTDFEKEEKYQKQIEVWGTELDDIKLKIRDLTTRGESIPSSLQKEADTLNRRLKNLIQLQDSFIVKNEDSYIYEQNGEVGFNAYTSQDVTNYQIQLPNNRIEVWAKIESDRLKNPILREYYTERDVVIEERRMRTDDSGAGVLREKFFSIAFESHPYRKPVIGYSTGLPFLKIEDTKAFFQKHYTPDRMVISVVGKFDFEETEAIIRKYFSDLKPGKPRPTYKVEEKSFPGEKRFKVYHPSGSQMMMGFLKPPYPHKDNSSFDVLSTVLTSGTGSRLYKRLVLEEKLALSVGAANGYPGERYQNYFVFFIKPREEAKPEVIENIIWEELSKIKENGIPKEELDKVKNHMVSDFIKTLDENASIADLLSYYQLLYGDWAGLFGQYTSIMQTSSRDIQTLVPTYLSKDRVVIGVLEDVRKKSE; encoded by the coding sequence ATGATGTCGAAATTACGAATCTTTTTCCTTTGTTTCTTACTACAATTTTTGCCTCTTTTTTCCGAGGACCAATTTTTTGGAACTTCCGAATCCCAATTCCGAGAAAAAATAAAAACCATTCGTTTGGAGAATGGACTGACTGTTGTGATGATGAAACGAGGTACTTCGCCAATCGTGGCATTGTACATCAAATTTCTTGTGGGTGCTGTGGATGAAACACCAGAAGAAGCGGGTACGGCACATCTTTTAGAACATATGCTCTTCAAAGGAACCAAAACTGTGGGAACCACAGACTTTGAAAAAGAAGAAAAGTACCAAAAACAAATCGAAGTTTGGGGAACGGAACTCGATGACATCAAACTCAAAATTCGAGATCTCACCACAAGAGGAGAATCCATTCCCTCTTCTTTGCAAAAGGAAGCAGATACTTTGAATCGTAGACTAAAGAATCTAATCCAATTACAAGACAGCTTTATCGTAAAAAACGAAGACTCCTATATTTATGAACAAAATGGTGAGGTAGGATTCAACGCTTATACTTCACAAGATGTTACCAATTACCAAATTCAACTTCCTAACAACCGAATCGAAGTTTGGGCAAAGATTGAATCGGATCGGCTAAAAAATCCTATTTTACGGGAATATTATACAGAAAGAGATGTAGTCATTGAAGAACGTCGGATGCGAACCGACGATAGTGGAGCTGGTGTCCTTAGAGAAAAATTTTTCTCGATTGCCTTCGAAAGCCATCCTTATAGGAAACCAGTGATTGGTTATTCTACGGGCCTTCCTTTTTTGAAAATTGAAGATACAAAAGCCTTCTTTCAAAAACATTATACTCCCGATCGGATGGTGATTTCTGTTGTGGGTAAGTTTGATTTTGAAGAAACAGAGGCCATCATTCGAAAGTATTTTTCGGATCTAAAACCAGGTAAACCAAGACCAACTTATAAAGTGGAAGAAAAATCCTTTCCTGGTGAAAAACGATTTAAGGTATACCATCCATCGGGAAGCCAAATGATGATGGGATTTTTAAAACCTCCCTATCCACATAAAGACAATTCTTCATTTGATGTATTGTCCACTGTCCTTACTTCGGGAACTGGTTCTCGCTTATACAAACGACTCGTTTTAGAAGAAAAACTCGCCCTTAGCGTGGGAGCGGCCAATGGTTATCCTGGTGAAAGATACCAAAACTATTTTGTATTTTTTATCAAACCAAGAGAAGAGGCCAAACCAGAAGTGATTGAAAATATCATATGGGAAGAGTTATCAAAAATTAAAGAAAACGGGATTCCGAAAGAGGAACTCGATAAAGTAAAAAATCATATGGTTTCAGACTTTATCAAAACCTTAGATGAGAATGCAAGTATAGCTGATCTATTGAGTTACTATCAATTGTTATATGGGGATTGGGCGGGGCTTTTCGGTCAATACACTTCGATTATGCAGACTTCCTCCCGAGATATCCAAACACTTGTTCCTACTTATTTATCCAAAGACAGAGTTGTGATTGGCGTATTGGAAGATGTAAGGAAAAAATCAGAATGA
- a CDS encoding ATP-binding cassette domain-containing protein has product MSHHITIQNVSYQYESQSEPLFQNLNLHFSKGWTGIVGKNGSGKSTLAKIICGEILPDKGIVLGNEFVCSISQGTEMSEEELSYFLYDDSKESGFWKSLLEIKMQSVEDYEFLSFGEKRRILLAMALSKNSDVLILDEPTNHLDSKTEQIIRNAILYYQGIGILISHDRSLLDEIVTSCVFLEKNFFSQRPGNYSEGKKEIEREAEERIHNWEIAKTERKKLDAELKRRREEASLSHKHRSKKGLDLHDHDGRQKKNLARVTGKDGQAGRLKNQIERRTEHSKLKEKQIWDKLPEKENLGILWNSVPSKRSTIFMFDGESLSMDILSLSLASHLVILPDSKIAITGSNGAGKSTLLRYLVKTFQEKGISYLYLPQEFSKNELNILLWEFQNLPDEKKAKVLSGIHRLGSDPKRFSESESLSPGEGKKLYLALHLEKSPEVLLLDEPTNHLDLKSLEALETSLAKLGSALVVVSHDRRFVETLAKEEWCLENLSVVQKHLDRI; this is encoded by the coding sequence ATGTCCCATCATATCACCATTCAAAATGTATCATACCAATACGAATCTCAGTCGGAACCTCTGTTCCAAAACCTAAACCTTCATTTTTCGAAAGGTTGGACAGGGATTGTCGGAAAAAACGGAAGTGGGAAATCCACTCTAGCCAAAATCATTTGTGGAGAGATCCTTCCTGACAAAGGGATCGTTTTGGGAAACGAGTTTGTTTGTTCGATTTCGCAAGGAACCGAAATGTCAGAAGAGGAACTGTCTTATTTTCTTTACGATGATTCCAAAGAATCCGGATTTTGGAAGAGTTTACTCGAAATCAAAATGCAATCGGTAGAGGACTATGAGTTTCTCAGTTTTGGTGAAAAACGAAGGATTCTTTTGGCAATGGCTTTGTCAAAAAATTCGGATGTATTGATTTTAGATGAACCCACAAATCATCTGGATTCCAAAACTGAGCAAATCATTCGAAATGCCATTTTGTATTACCAAGGGATTGGAATCCTCATCAGCCACGACAGGTCTTTGTTAGATGAGATTGTTACCTCTTGTGTATTTTTAGAAAAAAATTTCTTTTCCCAGCGGCCAGGAAATTATTCCGAAGGCAAAAAAGAAATAGAAAGAGAAGCAGAAGAAAGGATTCACAATTGGGAAATTGCAAAAACGGAACGTAAAAAACTAGATGCCGAACTCAAACGAAGAAGGGAAGAAGCAAGTCTCTCTCATAAACATAGATCCAAGAAGGGACTTGATCTTCATGACCATGACGGCAGGCAAAAAAAGAACTTAGCCCGAGTGACTGGTAAAGATGGCCAAGCAGGCCGATTGAAAAATCAAATCGAAAGAAGAACCGAACATTCCAAACTAAAAGAAAAACAAATTTGGGACAAACTTCCAGAAAAAGAAAATTTAGGAATTCTATGGAATAGTGTTCCTTCCAAACGAAGCACCATATTTATGTTTGATGGTGAATCGCTCTCTATGGATATTCTGTCTTTGTCACTTGCCTCCCATTTGGTAATCCTTCCTGATTCAAAAATTGCCATCACAGGCTCCAATGGTGCAGGTAAGTCCACACTTCTCAGATATTTAGTGAAAACTTTCCAAGAGAAAGGAATTTCTTATTTGTATCTGCCTCAGGAATTTTCAAAAAACGAATTAAACATTTTACTTTGGGAATTTCAAAATTTGCCGGATGAGAAAAAGGCCAAAGTGCTTTCGGGAATTCACCGACTAGGGAGTGATCCCAAACGGTTTTCGGAATCAGAATCTCTCAGTCCAGGAGAAGGGAAAAAACTTTACCTCGCACTGCATCTGGAAAAAAGTCCAGAGGTACTTTTATTAGACGAACCCACTAACCATTTAGATCTCAAATCTTTGGAAGCTTTAGAAACTTCTCTGGCCAAACTTGGTTCTGCCCTTGTGGTGGTCAGTCACGACCGGAGATTTGTAGAAACATTGGCCAAGGAAGAATGGTGTTTGGAAAACTTGTCGGTTGTTCAAAAACATCTAGACAGAATCTAA
- a CDS encoding transmembrane 220 family protein, with protein MKLFRILSVPLFLYFAYLQLNDPDPYLWFPIYAFVALIALASLFRPVPKFVGWILIPMYLVLSGYYFSQTPYFGMEVEEVREFLGLLIASAAVALLIFKK; from the coding sequence ATGAAACTCTTTCGAATTCTATCTGTTCCCCTTTTCCTCTACTTTGCCTATTTACAATTGAACGACCCCGATCCTTACCTTTGGTTTCCTATTTATGCGTTTGTGGCCTTGATTGCCCTTGCCAGTTTGTTTCGTCCAGTTCCCAAGTTTGTGGGATGGATTCTGATTCCGATGTATCTCGTTTTGTCAGGGTATTATTTTTCGCAAACTCCCTACTTTGGAATGGAAGTGGAAGAAGTGAGAGAATTTTTGGGACTACTGATTGCCAGTGCAGCGGTAGCACTTCTTATTTTTAAGAAATAA
- a CDS encoding M16 family metallopeptidase: protein MKRIYLILVIFSFYNLSAREMGEFVGDIKFKPLKFEVPEINSIKHPSGVEVFSLKNSEFPIVYADFYVYHGRKHLGKRPVEITKLLEDTWELSGSKTYPKEKFLETLEFYGATFSVSIDYEKTIFSFSYLTSTEKEVLPIIQSFFEAPYLDESLMLTTKGKLTEEIKRRNDNPTALGSRKAKEALFRGTLAGTSMQIPFLEAVKLKDLTEFQTEILKEPKRRFLVTGDYEIKSYENFFPKLDEKTNEPESELVTPSLLAENVKKEGKDIRLVTKDVNQTFISMIGVLPEHNHPDFYAIQVLNYIIGAGGFNSYYMREIRNNRGLAYSAGSNTEFQENYGTIQFFAMTKTESAKEVLSLMRELIQPKLIDSLTEEELVRAKNAIINQFVFQFEDDKRTLASEVRRRDHKMPDGYLQNFRSEIDKLTLSDLKRVGKLYFQSDKLIVTVVGPNTLESSWKGSVKVLNPED, encoded by the coding sequence ATGAAACGTATTTATTTAATTTTAGTTATTTTTAGTTTTTATAACCTATCAGCCAGGGAGATGGGAGAGTTTGTTGGCGATATAAAGTTCAAACCACTTAAGTTTGAAGTTCCTGAAATCAATTCCATAAAACATCCGTCAGGTGTAGAAGTATTTTCGTTAAAAAATTCTGAGTTCCCGATCGTATATGCAGATTTTTATGTATATCATGGTAGAAAACACTTAGGCAAACGGCCCGTGGAGATCACTAAACTTCTGGAAGATACTTGGGAATTGTCGGGTTCGAAAACATATCCCAAAGAAAAGTTTTTAGAAACTTTAGAGTTTTACGGAGCCACCTTTTCTGTATCAATTGATTATGAAAAAACTATATTCAGTTTTTCTTATTTAACATCCACGGAGAAAGAAGTGCTTCCGATCATTCAGTCTTTTTTCGAAGCTCCCTATTTGGATGAGTCCTTAATGTTGACAACCAAGGGTAAACTCACCGAAGAAATCAAACGTAGAAATGACAATCCAACAGCCCTCGGTTCAAGAAAAGCAAAAGAAGCTTTGTTTCGGGGAACTTTAGCTGGCACTTCCATGCAAATCCCTTTCTTGGAAGCCGTAAAATTAAAGGATCTTACTGAGTTTCAAACTGAAATTTTAAAAGAACCCAAACGTAGATTTCTTGTGACTGGAGATTATGAGATCAAGTCTTATGAGAATTTTTTTCCTAAGTTAGATGAGAAAACAAATGAACCCGAATCGGAACTAGTGACTCCTTCCTTACTCGCAGAAAATGTGAAAAAAGAAGGTAAAGACATTCGTCTTGTAACAAAGGATGTAAACCAAACTTTTATTTCCATGATAGGGGTTCTTCCTGAACACAATCATCCTGATTTTTACGCCATCCAAGTTTTGAATTATATCATTGGAGCTGGAGGATTTAACTCCTATTATATGAGAGAAATTCGAAACAATCGTGGGCTTGCATACTCTGCAGGAAGTAATACGGAGTTTCAAGAGAACTATGGAACCATCCAGTTTTTTGCTATGACAAAAACGGAATCGGCAAAAGAAGTTTTGTCACTAATGCGAGAGCTGATCCAACCAAAACTCATCGACTCTTTAACTGAAGAGGAACTTGTGCGGGCAAAAAATGCCATCATCAACCAGTTTGTATTCCAGTTTGAAGATGATAAAAGGACACTTGCGAGCGAAGTTCGTAGGCGTGACCATAAAATGCCAGATGGATATTTACAAAACTTCAGAAGTGAAATTGATAAGTTGACTCTTTCTGATTTAAAACGAGTTGGTAAATTGTATTTTCAATCTGATAAGTTGATTGTGACAGTTGTAGGACCAAATACTTTGGAATCATCCTGGAAAGGATCAGTGAAAGTATTGAATCCGGAAGATTGA
- the sufB gene encoding Fe-S cluster assembly protein SufB, with protein MESTAGLDKVSLEFYKPDNFPKGLTRKVVESISHIKNEPSWLAEFRLKAFEVYEQKPMPTWGFIPQFHINIDDYVHYVGSNQKKKKSWDEVDPEILRSFEKLGIPEHERKYLAGIETMNDSETIYANVKKELTDLGILFCDIDTAIREYPELVREYLGTVVTIGDNKFSALNSCVFSGGSFAYIPKGVKTPMPLQAYFKVTAASSGQYERTLLIADEGAHLEYSEGCTSVQDKGTNFHTAVVELVAKKNSKIFYTTIQNWKKNMYNWTVKRGICEEAAHITWTDCNIGANTIKYPGIILQGDHSTGDVLSLAFAGSGQVQDTGARIIHVGKNTRSNILAKGVALDGGINSYRGLVKFESSSKGSYSHIKCDGLMMDNRSQSHAYPYNDVSGEEGTLNYEATVSKIDDDQLFYLQSRGMSEDDAKLLIINGFCEGVTKHLDVEYSVEMTKLIKMILEDGKVIAEK; from the coding sequence ATGGAATCAACAGCTGGCTTAGACAAGGTTTCCTTAGAATTTTACAAACCTGATAACTTTCCAAAGGGACTCACTCGTAAGGTTGTTGAATCCATTTCCCATATTAAAAATGAACCAAGTTGGCTTGCGGAATTTCGTTTAAAGGCTTTTGAAGTTTATGAACAGAAACCAATGCCGACTTGGGGATTCATTCCGCAATTTCATATCAATATTGATGACTATGTACATTACGTAGGTTCCAACCAAAAAAAGAAAAAATCTTGGGACGAAGTGGATCCCGAAATCCTACGTAGTTTTGAAAAATTAGGAATTCCCGAACACGAAAGGAAATACCTTGCCGGAATCGAAACCATGAACGATTCCGAAACCATATATGCCAATGTCAAAAAAGAACTCACTGATTTAGGAATTCTTTTTTGTGACATTGATACCGCCATCAGGGAATACCCAGAACTGGTTCGAGAATATTTGGGAACTGTAGTCACCATTGGTGATAATAAGTTTTCGGCGCTGAACTCTTGTGTTTTTAGCGGTGGATCCTTTGCTTATATTCCTAAGGGAGTCAAAACTCCCATGCCTCTTCAGGCTTACTTTAAAGTAACAGCTGCTAGTTCCGGACAATATGAACGCACACTTCTCATTGCCGATGAAGGAGCTCATTTGGAATATAGCGAAGGTTGTACTTCTGTCCAAGACAAAGGAACTAACTTCCACACGGCAGTGGTAGAGCTTGTTGCCAAAAAGAATTCTAAAATCTTTTATACCACCATTCAAAATTGGAAAAAGAATATGTACAATTGGACTGTGAAACGAGGGATCTGCGAAGAAGCAGCTCACATCACTTGGACCGATTGTAATATTGGAGCTAATACCATCAAATACCCAGGGATCATTTTACAAGGGGATCATTCCACTGGTGATGTATTGTCTTTGGCCTTTGCGGGAAGTGGACAAGTGCAAGATACAGGGGCTCGGATCATCCATGTTGGGAAAAACACTCGTTCCAATATTCTAGCGAAAGGTGTGGCCCTCGATGGAGGAATCAATTCCTATCGAGGACTTGTCAAATTTGAATCATCTAGCAAAGGATCTTACAGTCATATCAAATGTGATGGACTGATGATGGACAACCGTTCCCAATCTCATGCTTATCCTTACAATGATGTATCAGGAGAAGAGGGAACTTTAAACTACGAAGCCACTGTTTCTAAAATTGATGATGACCAATTGTTTTACCTTCAATCACGAGGTATGTCAGAAGATGATGCAAAATTACTCATCATCAATGGATTCTGTGAAGGGGTCACAAAACATTTAGATGTAGAGTATTCTGTTGAGATGACAAAACTCATCAAAATGATTTTGGAAGATGGAAAGGTGATCGCCGAAAAATAA